From the genome of Vibrio orientalis CIP 102891 = ATCC 33934:
CGCAAACCATAGCGCGAGTAACAAAATACCAATGGCACCGCCGATGCCATAAAGTGCACCAGCCCAACCATTGGCGTAACCAAAGCCAACCGCGCCCATACTTGAGCCTGTGCCAACCATGGTTGCAACCGTGGTACCTAAAACAAGAAACAGAGGAAGGCCACGGCCACCTAATAGAAAATCTTCACCTGATTTTTGGTTACGAGAAACGAACCAACCAAGCCAGATTAAAAACAGGACATAGGCGCCAAAGCCAGTAAGAAACAGTGTGCTATTCATCGAACACCTCTTGGGAAAAATCCGTATTAATTTCGATTTATTACAACAGCAGCAATTAAATCTTATTCCTATATAAACAGTTAGAAATGAAATATATATTTAACTAACCATTTATAGCGCTGTTGCTTATTTTATTATTGTAGGAGAGGAAGCGCCGAGATAATTCTAACAGGGATAAGAAATACCCCGGCACTTGATACTAAATATTTGTGATATTTATCGACGATCTTCACGGTAGCAAGTCACGTCAACTTCTACCTTAACGTCAACCACAAGATCACACACCATACAGATACGCGCTGGCGGGTGCTCACCGAAGAACTCTTTAAATACTTTGTTGAACGATTGGAAGTAACGAGAATCCGTCAGTACAACTTTGACGTGTACGACGTCTGCCAATGTGTAGCCAGCTTCTTGCATGATGTCGACGCAGTTTTGAATGGCTAGGCGAGATTGATCAACGATACCACCTTCAAC
Proteins encoded in this window:
- a CDS encoding RidA family protein; translated protein: MSIKRYGVEGGTGTGGQHLPFARATEAGGFLYVSGQTPMTDGEVVEGGIVDQSRLAIQNCVDIMQEAGYTLADVVHVKVVLTDSRYFQSFNKVFKEFFGEHPPARICMVCDLVVDVKVEVDVTCYREDRR